A window of Cucurbita pepo subsp. pepo cultivar mu-cu-16 chromosome LG06, ASM280686v2, whole genome shotgun sequence contains these coding sequences:
- the LOC111796606 gene encoding indole-3-acetic acid-amido synthetase GH3.6-like, whose product MPEEAPQKSSFLSTTEYYKLLQRNKKTLQFIEDVTANAAQVQRRVLAEILSRNAHVEYLRRHSLAGATDPKTFKNTIPVISYEDIQHDINRIANGDSSPILCSSPISEFLTSSGTSGGERKLMPTIEEELERRSLLYSLLMPVMSQFMGGLEKGKGMYFLFIKSESKTPSGLLARPVLTSYYKSAHFKHRPFDPYTNYTSPNEAILCSDAYQSMYAQLLCGLHHRTDVLRVGAVFASGFIRAIRFLEKHFHLLCHDIRTGTLNPQITDQPIRESLKKTLKPDPKLADFIEGECSKKSWHGIITRIWPNTKYVDVIVTGTMSQYIPTLDYYSNGLPLVCTMYASSECYFGVNLNPICKPAEVSYTLIPTMAYFEFLPVNRNMSLTEKELQLELVDLVDVQLGQEYELVVTTYAGLYRYRVGDVLRVAGFKNNAPQFNFICRKNVALSIDSDKTDEVELQNAVKNALSHLVPFDATVSEYTSCADTSKIPGHYVLYWELSVNGAKTTPIPPSVFEDCCLTIEESLNAVYRQGRVSDKSIGPLEIKIVETGTFDKLMDYAISLGASINQYKTPRCVKYEPIIQLLNSRIVSNYFSPKCPKWVPGHKQWS is encoded by the exons ATGCCTGAAGAAGCTCCTCAAAAGTCCTCATTTCTTTCAACCACTGAATACTACAAACTGTtgcaaagaaacaagaagacTCTTCAATTCATTGAAGATGTCACGGCCAACGCCGCCCAAGTCCAGCGTCGTGTCCTCGCCGAGATCCTCTCCCGCAATGCCCACGTCGAGTACCTTCGTCGACACAGCCTCGCCGGTGCCACCGATCCTAAGACCTTCAAAAATACCATCCCTGTCATCTCTTATGAGGACATCCAACATGATATCAACCGTATTGCCAATGGTGACTCTTCTCCTATCCTCTGTTCCTCTCCCATTTCTGAGTTTCTCACAAG CTCGGGAACGTcgggaggagagagaaaactaaTGCCAACAATAGAAGAAGAGCTAGAAAGAAGATCATTACTATACAGCTTACTAATGCCAGTGATGAGCCAATTCATGGGAGGCTTAGAGAAAGGCAAAGGAATGTACTTTCTCTTCATAAAATCAGAATCCAAAACCCCAAGTGGGCTATTGGCTCGACCCGTCTTAACAAGCTACTACAAAAGCGCCCATTTCAAGCACCGCCCATTCGACCCATACACCAACTACACCAGCCCCAACGAAGCCATCCTCTGTTCCGACGCCTACCAGAGCATGTACGCCCAGCTCCTCTGCGGCCTCCACCACCGCACCGACGTCCTCCGCGTCGGCGCCGTCTTCGCCTCCGGCTTCATCCGTGCCATCCGCTTCTTGGAAAAGCACTTCCACCTCCTCTGCCACGACATTCGTACCGGAACTCTGAATCCCCAAATCACCGACCAACCCATTCGTgaatccttaaaaaaaacccTGAAACCCGACCCGAAATTGGCGGATTTCATCGAAGGGGAGTGCAGTAAAAAATCATGGCATGGGATTATTACCCGGATTTGGCCTAATACTAAATATGTCGACGTGATTGTTACTGGGACAATGTCGCAGTACATTCCGACATTGGATTATTACAGTAATGGGTTGCCGCTTGTTTGTACGATGTATGCTTCTTCTGAGTGCTATTTTGGTGTCAATTTGAACCCAATTTGTAAGCCTGCGGAGGTTTCTTATACGCTTATTCCAACAATGGCGTATTTTGAGTTCCTCCCTGTTAATAGGAACATGTCGTTGACTGAAAAGGAGCTGCAGCTCGAGCTCGTTGATCTTGTCGATGTTCAGCTCGGACAAGAATACGAGCTCGTTGTCACCACTTACGCAG GGTTGTATAGGTACAGAGTGGGGGATGTACTAAGAGTGGCAGGGTTCAAGAACAACGCGCctcaattcaatttcatttgcAGGAAAAACGTTGCTTTAAGCATTGATTCCGACAAGACAGACGAGGTTGAGCTACAAAACGCTGTCAAGAACGCATTGAGCCATTTGGTGCCATTTGATGCGACAGTGAGTGAGTACACGAGCTGTGCTGACACTTCAAAGATCCCAGGCCATTATGTTCTCTATTGGGAGTTGAGTGTTAACGGAGCTAAAACGACACCGATCCCGCCCTCCGTCTTTGAGGATTGTTGCTTAACGATCGAAGAGTCTCTCAATGCCGTGTACCGTCAAGGTCGGGTCTCTGATAAGTCCATTGGTCCTCTCGAGATTAAGATCGTTGAAACTGGAACGTTCGATAAGCTCATGGATTATGCTATTAGCTTAGGAGCATCGATAAATCAGTATAAGACACCGAGATGTGTCAAGTATGAACCCATCATTCAGCTATTGAATTCGAGGATCGTGTCGAATTACTTTAGCCCTAAATGCCCTAAATGGGTTCCAGGTCATAAGCAATGGAGttga